One genomic segment of Kordiimonas sp. SCSIO 12603 includes these proteins:
- the nagZ gene encoding beta-N-acetylhexosaminidase, whose amino-acid sequence MKPIIFGCSGPELTEAEFAFFQKNKPAGFILFARNVEDKAQLSRLTSDLKRSVGRHKVPVLIDQEGGRVQRMTEPHWRKYPPMGVFGEMALKDPTLAASALRLNCRLMADDLRKVGVNVNCLPLLDVRQKEADAIIGDRAFSGDPNLVAALGRITVDALQEGGVLPVVKHIPGHGRAMVDSHLKLPVVDASVEELEETDFAPFKALKDAPFAMTAHIVYSALDSEKPATLSRQVIARTIRMKMGFSGLLMTDDLSMKALSGSFAERSKEALDAGCDLLLHCNGDMAEMEEVASVCHGIDAGLEKRIANLVRDVEQAPMIDRGDVKRRLEELMSKF is encoded by the coding sequence ATGAAGCCGATTATATTTGGGTGTTCTGGCCCTGAACTAACAGAAGCTGAATTCGCTTTCTTCCAAAAGAATAAACCTGCTGGGTTTATTCTTTTTGCACGAAATGTTGAGGATAAAGCGCAGCTTAGTAGGCTCACTTCTGATTTGAAACGTTCTGTAGGTCGCCATAAGGTGCCTGTTCTGATCGATCAGGAAGGTGGCCGTGTTCAGCGAATGACAGAACCACACTGGCGTAAATACCCACCAATGGGTGTTTTCGGTGAAATGGCGCTTAAAGATCCAACTCTGGCAGCTAGTGCATTACGCTTGAATTGTCGCCTTATGGCGGATGATCTCCGTAAGGTTGGTGTGAATGTAAATTGTTTGCCCCTTCTGGATGTTCGTCAAAAAGAAGCAGATGCTATTATCGGTGATCGCGCTTTCTCAGGTGATCCAAACCTTGTTGCAGCACTCGGCAGAATCACTGTTGATGCTCTTCAAGAGGGTGGTGTGTTGCCTGTTGTGAAGCATATCCCAGGCCATGGTCGAGCTATGGTTGACAGCCATCTGAAGCTTCCTGTCGTCGATGCATCTGTTGAAGAACTGGAAGAAACGGATTTTGCTCCGTTTAAGGCACTTAAAGACGCACCCTTCGCGATGACAGCACATATTGTGTACAGCGCTCTTGATAGTGAAAAGCCTGCCACGCTTTCTCGGCAGGTTATTGCGCGTACTATTCGTATGAAAATGGGCTTTTCTGGGCTTTTGATGACAGATGATCTCTCTATGAAAGCTTTGTCTGGCAGCTTTGCGGAACGGTCAAAAGAAGCGCTGGATGCGGGATGTGATCTGCTTCTTCACTGCAATGGCGATATGGCTGAGATGGAAGAGGTCGCGTCTGTATGCCACGGGATTGATGCTGGGTTGGAAAAGCGTATTGCCAATCTGGTACGTGATGTTGAACAGGCACCAATGATTGACCGAGGCGACGTGAAGCGTCGTCTTGAAGAATTAATGTCGAAGTTTTAG
- a CDS encoding SPOR domain-containing protein yields the protein MNDEEQTGLGGQKDIPPWLQPVPEDEEEQTASVMGSKKLWIATGVGAVVTIALFASVIWYLYDSASSEPAKHVAAPETAFKEKPADVGGMQVAHQDKEVFNQVDGAKPRQSVELGAQPEKPVEELPEDPVGDIVAAVTGDKTPAAAEQPKVEASTPAPVKEEPKPEVTTSETPAQVEEKPVDIMEGKFRIQLGAYGSEPSAKRAWVGIRGKFYEYLKEKSSIYESVDTGGRTLYRLRVGPFDNRAEADQTCLALRAGQQACIVVTP from the coding sequence ATGAATGATGAAGAGCAAACAGGGTTAGGCGGGCAAAAAGATATTCCGCCGTGGTTGCAGCCGGTTCCTGAAGATGAAGAGGAACAGACGGCATCAGTGATGGGGTCCAAAAAGCTTTGGATCGCAACAGGTGTTGGCGCGGTTGTTACAATTGCTCTGTTTGCTTCTGTTATCTGGTATCTTTACGATAGTGCCTCTTCAGAGCCGGCTAAGCATGTTGCTGCACCTGAAACGGCATTTAAGGAAAAGCCAGCAGATGTTGGTGGAATGCAGGTAGCACATCAGGATAAAGAGGTGTTCAATCAGGTTGATGGTGCAAAACCGCGACAAAGCGTGGAACTGGGCGCACAACCTGAAAAACCTGTTGAGGAACTACCGGAAGACCCGGTTGGCGATATCGTCGCTGCTGTAACGGGTGATAAAACGCCTGCAGCCGCAGAGCAGCCGAAGGTGGAAGCATCAACTCCAGCACCAGTGAAAGAAGAACCTAAGCCTGAGGTGACGACAAGCGAAACACCTGCTCAAGTTGAAGAGAAGCCAGTTGATATTATGGAAGGTAAATTCCGTATCCAGCTTGGCGCTTATGGTTCAGAGCCTAGTGCAAAACGGGCATGGGTTGGTATCCGGGGTAAGTTTTACGAATATTTAAAAGAGAAATCTTCCATATACGAATCTGTGGATACTGGTGGTCGTACACTTTATCGTCTTCGTGTTGGTCCGTTTGATAATCGTGCTGAAGCGGATCAAACTTGTTTAGCATTGAGAGCAGGGCAACAGGCCTGTATCGTGGTTACCCCGTAG
- the argS gene encoding arginine--tRNA ligase, whose protein sequence is MNVFTHFRGIIDTELAALSAAGDLPETLDTKNIAVEPPRDASHGDIATNAALVLSKQAKRKPRDIAELLAPRLEGLNDVDAVEIAGPGFINLRLASSFWQNQVLTILKDGKAFGSSEMGAGEPVNVEYVSANPTGPLHVGHTRGAVFGDALSNLLSKAGFKVSKEYLINDAGGQIDVLARSSYLRYCEAHGRDIGAIPEGLYPGEYLIPVGEMLKEKYGDKWLDADESEWIETIRDEATDAMMDLIREDLKVLGVEHEVFFSEKTLHKSGRIDEVIADLRERGHIYEGVLEPPKGKKPDDWEAREQTLFRATDFGDDVDRALQKSNGDYTYFGADIAYHYDKYQRGFKNMINVWGADHGGYVKRMQAAVKGLAEDGDLDVKLCQLVRLFRDGEPFKMSKRSGNFITMRDVVDEVGRDVTRFIMLTRKNDAPLDFDFAKVTEQSKDNPVFYVQYAHARICSVIGKAQVAFADLDASDEALAGADVSKLSHESEIAMIQQCAAWPRMVEAAAEAHEPHRIAFFLYDLASEFHTFWNKGNDNPSLRFIIDGDEEMTKARLALIRSVALVIASGLEVLGVTPVEEMR, encoded by the coding sequence ATGAATGTTTTTACCCACTTTCGGGGAATTATTGATACTGAGCTTGCAGCCCTTAGTGCGGCGGGCGATCTCCCTGAAACACTAGATACTAAAAATATCGCTGTAGAGCCGCCACGGGATGCGAGCCACGGTGATATTGCAACAAACGCAGCCCTCGTGCTTTCAAAGCAGGCGAAGCGTAAGCCGCGCGATATTGCAGAGCTGCTGGCACCGAGGCTTGAAGGCCTGAACGATGTTGATGCTGTTGAAATTGCGGGCCCAGGTTTTATCAACCTTCGCCTTGCGTCTTCATTCTGGCAAAATCAGGTTCTGACCATCCTTAAAGATGGTAAGGCGTTTGGTTCAAGCGAAATGGGTGCTGGTGAGCCAGTGAACGTGGAATATGTTTCTGCAAACCCAACTGGACCACTGCATGTGGGCCATACACGCGGTGCTGTGTTTGGTGATGCGCTTTCTAACCTTCTGTCAAAAGCAGGCTTTAAAGTTAGCAAAGAATATTTGATTAATGATGCAGGCGGACAAATCGATGTGCTCGCTCGTTCATCTTACCTGCGCTACTGCGAAGCTCATGGCCGTGATATTGGTGCTATTCCTGAAGGCCTTTACCCAGGTGAATATTTGATCCCTGTTGGTGAAATGCTTAAGGAAAAATACGGCGATAAATGGCTTGATGCTGATGAAAGCGAATGGATCGAAACCATCCGTGATGAAGCGACAGACGCAATGATGGACTTGATCCGGGAAGATCTTAAGGTTCTTGGTGTTGAGCATGAAGTATTCTTCTCTGAGAAAACGCTTCATAAATCAGGCCGTATTGATGAAGTGATCGCTGATTTGCGCGAGCGTGGCCATATCTATGAAGGTGTTCTTGAGCCACCAAAAGGCAAAAAGCCTGACGATTGGGAAGCCCGTGAACAAACTTTGTTCCGAGCGACTGATTTTGGTGATGACGTTGATCGTGCACTGCAGAAATCAAACGGTGATTATACCTACTTTGGCGCGGACATCGCTTACCACTATGATAAATATCAGCGCGGCTTTAAAAACATGATTAATGTTTGGGGCGCTGACCATGGTGGTTACGTGAAGCGTATGCAGGCAGCGGTTAAGGGCCTTGCGGAAGATGGCGATCTTGATGTGAAGCTTTGTCAGCTTGTGCGCCTGTTCCGTGATGGTGAACCGTTCAAGATGTCAAAACGGTCCGGTAATTTCATTACCATGCGTGATGTGGTTGATGAAGTAGGTCGTGATGTAACTCGTTTCATCATGCTTACACGTAAGAACGATGCACCGCTTGATTTTGATTTTGCTAAGGTAACTGAGCAATCAAAGGATAACCCGGTATTTTATGTGCAGTATGCGCATGCGCGTATCTGTTCTGTAATCGGTAAAGCACAGGTTGCTTTTGCTGATCTGGATGCGTCTGATGAAGCACTCGCTGGAGCTGATGTGTCAAAACTCTCTCATGAAAGTGAGATCGCGATGATTCAGCAGTGTGCTGCGTGGCCTCGTATGGTTGAAGCTGCTGCTGAAGCGCATGAGCCACACAGAATTGCCTTTTTCCTTTATGATCTTGCTTCTGAGTTCCATACTTTTTGGAATAAAGGTAATGATAATCCGTCCCTTCGCTTCATCATTGATGGTGATGAAGAAATGACAAAAGCACGTCTTGCGCTTATTCGCAGTGTAGCTCTTGTTATTGCAAGCGGTTTGGAAGTGCTGGGTGTAACGCCTGTAGAGGAAATGCGCTAA
- a CDS encoding deoxyguanosinetriphosphate triphosphohydrolase, producing the protein MTDTLVNYEETLAPYACIPSQSRGRLCKEPEVPSRSCYQRDRDRVIHSSSFRRLKHKTQVFVYHEGDHFRTRLTHSLEVAQIARSVCRSLHLNEDLGEALALAHDLGHPPFGHIGEQVLNECMKDHDGFDHNAQSLRQLTKLEHRYAQFDGLNLTWEALEGLAKHNGPLVDGPIDHKNPPKELPFGFKEFLPEFDLELHTYASGEAQVAAIADDIAYSSHDLDDGLRAGLIEFDELKNIPIVAQIIDEVMLTYPNAPRDILIHELVRRMISRMVGDLMVESTRRIKALDPQSPDDIRNAGQPTIAFGKNMGIAVKELKTFLFEKMYRHYLVNRMASKAKRVVKDLFDLYISEPECLPTEWSERAGEPMSAETARVVADFIGGMTDRFAFREHAKLFDLSRVTL; encoded by the coding sequence ATGACCGATACCTTGGTTAATTATGAAGAAACGCTTGCACCATATGCATGTATACCTTCCCAAAGCCGAGGTCGCTTGTGTAAAGAACCTGAAGTGCCGTCCCGAAGCTGTTATCAACGCGATAGGGATAGAGTGATTCATTCTTCAAGTTTCCGGCGCTTGAAGCACAAAACACAGGTATTTGTTTACCATGAAGGTGACCATTTCCGTACGCGCCTTACACATTCGCTTGAAGTAGCGCAGATTGCACGCTCTGTTTGTCGTTCCTTGCATTTGAACGAGGATCTTGGCGAGGCACTTGCGCTAGCACATGATCTTGGTCATCCGCCTTTCGGGCATATTGGTGAACAGGTTCTCAATGAATGTATGAAAGATCATGACGGTTTTGATCATAATGCACAGTCTTTGCGTCAGCTTACAAAGCTTGAGCATCGCTATGCTCAGTTTGACGGCCTGAACCTTACATGGGAAGCGCTAGAAGGTCTGGCTAAGCATAACGGCCCACTTGTAGATGGCCCAATTGATCATAAGAACCCACCAAAGGAACTACCTTTTGGTTTTAAGGAATTCTTGCCTGAGTTTGATCTGGAATTGCACACATATGCATCAGGTGAAGCACAGGTTGCTGCAATTGCTGATGATATCGCTTATTCAAGCCATGATTTGGATGATGGTTTGCGCGCAGGCCTTATCGAATTTGATGAGCTCAAGAATATTCCAATTGTAGCGCAAATCATTGATGAAGTGATGCTTACCTATCCAAACGCGCCGCGTGATATTCTGATTCACGAACTTGTTCGCCGTATGATCAGCCGAATGGTTGGCGATTTGATGGTGGAAAGTACGCGTAGAATCAAGGCCCTGGACCCGCAAAGCCCGGATGATATCAGGAATGCTGGTCAGCCAACTATTGCCTTTGGTAAAAACATGGGCATCGCTGTAAAAGAGCTGAAAACCTTCCTGTTTGAAAAAATGTACCGCCACTATTTGGTAAATCGTATGGCAAGTAAGGCAAAAAGGGTGGTGAAAGATCTATTTGATCTGTATATCTCCGAGCCAGAATGTTTGCCAACCGAATGGAGCGAACGTGCCGGTGAGCCGATGTCTGCTGAAACTGCCCGTGTGGTAGCCGATTTTATCGGCGGTATGACAGACCGTTTTGCTTTCCGCGAGCACGCGAAACTATTCGATCTTTCAAGAGTAACGCTATGA
- a CDS encoding PAS domain-containing protein produces MDFQKRILAHWEDIRQSRKFPSKQDFRPQNFSRYLPQLAIVSFDDTNFSDRLIGSTVIEMLGYAMGAQYQEDTRLGYNSQALRHVLETSKKEAQPLYFTGELSENSISPVEFCALALPFSLKSDKDEFDTIILAFEFQKKSLLHTLKQA; encoded by the coding sequence GTGGATTTTCAAAAACGCATTTTAGCGCACTGGGAAGATATTCGACAGAGCAGGAAGTTCCCTTCAAAACAGGATTTCCGACCACAGAATTTCTCACGTTATCTTCCACAGTTAGCGATTGTATCCTTCGATGATACCAACTTCTCAGATCGCCTGATTGGATCAACAGTGATCGAAATGCTGGGATATGCCATGGGTGCCCAGTATCAGGAAGACACGCGCCTGGGCTACAACAGCCAGGCTTTGCGGCATGTGTTAGAGACATCAAAAAAAGAAGCGCAGCCGCTTTATTTTACTGGCGAACTTTCGGAAAATTCCATTTCGCCTGTTGAGTTTTGTGCACTGGCACTTCCTTTTAGCTTAAAAAGTGACAAAGACGAATTCGATACAATCATTCTAGCTTTCGAATTCCAGAAGAAATCCCTCCTGCACACACTTAAGCAAGCATAA
- the erpA gene encoding iron-sulfur cluster insertion protein ErpA produces the protein MTEQATPVSISENAAKRVAALIEQQGNPNLKLRLSVSGGGCSGFQYGFEFDEEQKSDDIVVERDGVTMLVDGMSLLYLMGSEVDFVEDLVGASFQVVNPNATANCGCGSSFSI, from the coding sequence ATGACCGAACAAGCAACTCCTGTTTCAATTAGCGAAAACGCAGCTAAACGCGTTGCCGCTCTTATTGAGCAACAAGGAAACCCAAACCTGAAATTACGCCTTTCTGTATCTGGTGGAGGGTGTAGCGGTTTCCAATACGGTTTTGAATTTGATGAAGAACAGAAATCTGATGATATCGTTGTGGAGCGTGATGGTGTAACCATGCTTGTTGATGGTATGTCCCTGCTCTATCTAATGGGTTCAGAAGTAGATTTTGTTGAAGACCTTGTTGGTGCATCATTTCAAGTGGTGAACCCTAATGCTACAGCGAATTGTGGCTGCGGCTCATCCTTCTCCATTTAA
- the xth gene encoding exodeoxyribonuclease III: MKIATFNINGVKARLPRVLEWLEEFNPDVACLQEIKSIDENFPRLEFEEKGWNVETHGQKSFNGVAILSKHPIEDIMRRLPDLDGSECEEDEQARYIEATVKGVRVASIYLPNGNPRPGPKFDYKLSWMDRLIKRAEYLRTLEIPVVLAGDYNVIPFDEDCHNPAAWTEDALTQPESRARLRTLWNMGYTDSIRQITPRGPMYSYWDFQRGAWQKDHGIRIDHLLLSPQAADILKDAKVDRIPRGKEKPSDHTPVWVELDIA; the protein is encoded by the coding sequence GTGAAAATTGCTACCTTTAACATCAACGGCGTTAAAGCACGCCTTCCTCGTGTTCTTGAATGGCTTGAAGAATTTAATCCTGATGTTGCCTGCCTACAGGAAATCAAAAGCATAGATGAAAACTTTCCGCGTCTTGAATTTGAAGAAAAAGGCTGGAATGTAGAAACCCATGGGCAGAAGTCCTTTAATGGTGTTGCAATCCTTTCAAAACACCCGATTGAAGATATCATGCGTCGTCTGCCCGATCTTGACGGTAGTGAGTGCGAAGAAGATGAGCAAGCGCGCTATATTGAAGCCACGGTTAAAGGTGTGCGTGTAGCCTCTATTTACCTTCCAAACGGTAATCCACGTCCCGGCCCGAAGTTTGATTATAAGCTCAGCTGGATGGATCGTCTTATCAAACGCGCAGAATACCTGAGAACACTTGAAATTCCTGTTGTTCTTGCTGGCGATTATAATGTAATTCCATTTGATGAAGACTGCCACAACCCCGCTGCATGGACAGAAGATGCTCTAACCCAACCGGAAAGCCGGGCACGCCTGCGTACGCTATGGAATATGGGATACACAGACTCTATCCGCCAGATCACACCTCGCGGACCAATGTATAGCTACTGGGATTTCCAGCGAGGCGCATGGCAAAAAGACCACGGCATCAGAATTGATCACCTGCTTCTATCACCACAGGCTGCTGATATTCTGAAAGATGCCAAGGTGGACCGCATACCACGTGGTAAAGAAAAACCAAGCGACCACACGCCTGTTTGGGTAGAACTAGATATCGCTTAA
- the panD gene encoding aspartate 1-decarboxylase, with the protein MSNLVFDGALRQFMYGKLHRVTITGAELDYIGSITVDPILLRASGLLPNTAVDVVNITNGERITTYVIEGTEGSGVICLNGAAAHQFSKGDLAIIMGYEFVPAKDLPGRVSRAVHVDSKNRIVNIDEYVTPSQAELGQPQNNREGQKYETVDA; encoded by the coding sequence GTGAGTAATCTAGTTTTTGATGGTGCCCTTAGGCAGTTTATGTACGGCAAACTTCACCGTGTAACAATCACGGGTGCTGAGCTTGACTATATTGGTTCAATCACTGTTGATCCAATTTTACTGCGTGCGTCGGGACTTTTGCCGAACACTGCAGTAGATGTAGTGAATATCACTAACGGCGAGCGTATTACCACTTATGTGATCGAAGGTACCGAAGGTTCTGGTGTGATTTGTCTAAATGGGGCAGCTGCACATCAGTTTTCCAAGGGGGATCTAGCTATCATTATGGGGTATGAGTTTGTTCCTGCCAAAGATCTTCCTGGCCGTGTATCCCGTGCAGTGCACGTAGATTCAAAGAACCGGATCGTAAACATCGATGAGTATGTAACACCGAGCCAAGCAGAGCTTGGTCAGCCGCAGAATAATCGTGAAGGTCAGAAATACGAAACTGTTGACGCCTGA